CCCTTGAAAAAAGGGGATTCCTGTGATAGAGAAAAATCTCCCGATTCTTCCCACCGCCTCACCCCACCACCCAAGATCAGGGTGGGGCGCGAACGTTTCACGGAAAAAGTCGGAACTACGACAGTTTTGCAAAAGGAGTCGTCTCATTGTTGGGGCCACTCCTGGAGCATCAGATTCAATTTATCAAATGACAAATCGAATGCCGCTCCCATCTGAGAGACGAGATAAGGAATGATAAAGATCATCACGATCAAACCGATCGTCACCTTGATCGGAAATGAAAGTTGAAGAATATTCAACTGCGGAGCGGCCTTCCCCATCAGAGCTTCCGAGACCGTCACCAAGAGAATGATCCCTAAAACTGGCAGTGATAACTTGAACGCGACAAGAAACATCGCTCCCACCGCATTTTCTATCGCCTTATAAATTCCGTTTTGAATTTCAGGAGCGAAACTGAGCACTTGAATCTTTTCAAAAGAATATGCCAGGCTCTCGAACATGATCCGATAAGCGCCTAACGTCAAAAAGAGAATCATTCCCAAAAGATTCTTTAAAGTGCTGATTACGGGCAAACTCGTCTGAGTCACCGGGTCCAAAATCTCAGCGTAACCAAAACCCAACTGAACGTTAAAAAATTCTCCGGCCATCTGAAAGGATGCAAAGATCAAGCTGATCATAAATCCGAGAAGAACTCCGATCAAAGCCTCTCCGATGACAACGAGGCCGTAACTTCCCATATCTCCGGGAACGGGAGGTAAAAATCCGGCAGTCACCGGAAATAAAATGACAGAAACCAAAAAGGAAAAAATCATCTTCTGCGGAACGCTGATCGAAGGATAAGAAAAGATCGGCGCAACCGACAAGAGTCCCATCAACCTAGAAAGGATGAGAAGGAAAACTTGAAAATGATTGATAAAGTATTCCATAATATTCTAAAATTTCTCTATCATCATAAATAGGTTTCGAGTATAGTCCGTCATCGTCTGAATCATCCAGGAAGAAAAGATCACGATCACGATGAAGATCGCGACGAGTTTTGGAACGAACGCAATAGTCTGTTCCTGAATGGAAGTGGTGGTTTGTAAAATCCCTATGATCAGACCCACCACCAAGGCGGTAAGAAGAATCGGAGAAGAGATCTTCAGAGTGATATAAAGTGCGTCCCGAATCAGAGACATCGCCTCCAGCTCCGTCATTTATAACTCCTCACGAGTTCGTAGACGATCAAATTCCACCCGTCCACAAGGACAAACAGGATCAACTTAAACGGAAGACTCACCATCACGGGAGGGAGCATCATCAAACCCATCGAAAGAAGCGCGGAAGCGACAACAAGATCGATTACGATAAACGGAATAAAGATGATGATCCCGATCCAAAAAGCTTTTTTGATTTCGCTTAGCATAAACGCGGGAATCAAGACGTAAGAAGGAACGTCGTCAAAGGATTCTACCTTTTCCACTT
This window of the Leptospira stimsonii genome carries:
- the fliR gene encoding flagellar biosynthetic protein FliR; its protein translation is MEYFINHFQVFLLILSRLMGLLSVAPIFSYPSISVPQKMIFSFLVSVILFPVTAGFLPPVPGDMGSYGLVVIGEALIGVLLGFMISLIFASFQMAGEFFNVQLGFGYAEILDPVTQTSLPVISTLKNLLGMILFLTLGAYRIMFESLAYSFEKIQVLSFAPEIQNGIYKAIENAVGAMFLVAFKLSLPVLGIILLVTVSEALMGKAAPQLNILQLSFPIKVTIGLIVMIFIIPYLVSQMGAAFDLSFDKLNLMLQEWPQQ
- the fliQ gene encoding flagellar biosynthesis protein FliQ; translation: MTELEAMSLIRDALYITLKISSPILLTALVVGLIIGILQTTTSIQEQTIAFVPKLVAIFIVIVIFSSWMIQTMTDYTRNLFMMIEKF